A region of Tistrella bauzanensis DNA encodes the following proteins:
- the rplR gene encoding 50S ribosomal protein L18, whose translation MNANLLFERRKRRVRTQLRKKSHGRPRLSVYRSNLNIYAQIIDDVGGQTLAQASTLDTDLKGQLKNGAGVEAAKLVGQLIAARALEHGVTEVVFDRGGYIYHGRVKALADAAREGGLSF comes from the coding sequence ATGAACGCGAATCTGCTCTTCGAGCGGCGCAAGCGGCGCGTGCGTACGCAGCTGCGCAAAAAGTCGCACGGCCGTCCGCGGCTGAGCGTCTACCGCTCCAATCTGAACATTTATGCTCAGATCATCGACGATGTTGGCGGGCAGACGCTCGCCCAGGCATCGACCCTCGACACGGATCTGAAGGGCCAGCTCAAGAACGGCGCTGGCGTGGAAGCCGCCAAACTGGTCGGCCAGCTGATCGCTGCGCGCGCACTTGAGCACGGCGTGACCGAGGTCGTCTTCGACCGCGGGGGCTACATTTATCATGGCCGCGTGAAGGCGCTGGCCGACGCCGCCCGTGAGGGCGGATTGTCGTTCTGA
- the rpsE gene encoding 30S ribosomal protein S5, translating into MARTDNERKPREEEGEFIDKLVTINRVAKVVKGGRRFGFAALVVVGDGRGRVGFGQGKAREVPEAIRKATEKAKRGMIRVPLREGRTLHHDIDGHFGAGRILMRAAPPGTGIIAGGPMRAVLESLGVADVVAKSHGTSNPYNLIKATFDGLKAVQSPREVARRRGRKVSDIIGRRDGQAAAAAAGKE; encoded by the coding sequence ATGGCACGCACGGACAACGAGCGCAAGCCTCGCGAGGAAGAAGGCGAGTTCATCGACAAGCTCGTTACCATCAATCGCGTCGCGAAGGTGGTTAAGGGTGGTCGCCGGTTCGGTTTTGCCGCACTGGTGGTTGTTGGTGACGGCCGCGGCCGGGTTGGCTTCGGCCAGGGCAAGGCCCGCGAGGTTCCCGAAGCGATCCGCAAGGCCACCGAGAAGGCGAAGCGCGGCATGATCCGCGTTCCGCTGCGCGAGGGCCGCACGCTTCATCATGATATCGACGGGCATTTCGGTGCCGGCCGGATCCTGATGCGCGCCGCCCCTCCGGGCACCGGCATCATCGCCGGCGGCCCGATGCGCGCGGTGCTGGAGAGCCTGGGCGTCGCCGACGTCGTGGCGAAGAGCCACGGCACGTCGAACCCGTATAACCTGATCAAGGCGACCTTCGACGGCCTCAAGGCCGTTCAGTCGCCGCGTGAGGTTGCGCGGCGCCGCGGTCGCAAGGTCAGCGACATCATCGGCCGCCGCGACGGCCAGGCGGCCGCCGCCGCCGCTGGCAAGGAGTGA
- the rpmD gene encoding 50S ribosomal protein L30: MSEAKKQVKVTQLGSPIGRPDYQRQTLIGLGLNKRHRSRVLEDTPSVRGMIARVAHLVVVEEVA, translated from the coding sequence ATGTCGGAGGCGAAGAAGCAGGTGAAGGTCACCCAGCTGGGCAGCCCGATCGGGCGTCCCGACTATCAGCGTCAGACGCTGATCGGCCTGGGTCTCAACAAGCGGCATCGCAGCCGCGTGCTTGAGGATACCCCGTCGGTCCGTGGCATGATTGCCAGGGTGGCTCATCTCGTGGTCGTGGAGGAGGTGGCCTGA
- the rplO gene encoding 50S ribosomal protein L15 has protein sequence MKLNELRDNPGATKARKRIGRGPGSGTGKTAGKGHKGAKARAGVAIKGFEGGQMPLHRRLPRRGFTNAPFRNDFVHVNLGRIQKAIDAGKLGTDITEATLVEAGLLRRVRDGVRLLAKGEITTAVTIHVSGASEAAVAAVEKAGGKVELPAVPAADEAQA, from the coding sequence ATGAAGCTCAATGAGCTCAGGGACAATCCTGGTGCGACCAAGGCGCGCAAGCGCATTGGTCGCGGCCCCGGCTCGGGGACCGGCAAGACCGCCGGCAAGGGCCATAAGGGTGCCAAGGCGCGCGCAGGCGTGGCGATCAAGGGCTTCGAGGGCGGTCAGATGCCGCTGCATCGTCGCCTTCCGCGCCGTGGTTTCACCAACGCGCCCTTCCGTAACGATTTCGTTCATGTCAATCTGGGTCGCATCCAGAAGGCGATCGATGCCGGCAAGCTCGGCACCGACATCACCGAAGCGACCCTGGTTGAAGCCGGCCTGCTGCGTCGCGTTCGCGACGGTGTGCGCCTGCTTGCCAAGGGCGAGATCACCACGGCCGTGACCATCCACGTGTCCGGCGCCTCCGAGGCGGCGGTTGCGGCGGTTGAGAAGGCCGGCGGCAAGGTCGAGTTGCCGGCGGTGCCGGCAGCGGACGAGGCTCAGGCCTGA